A single region of the Aeromonas hydrophila subsp. hydrophila ATCC 7966 genome encodes:
- the nuoG gene encoding NADH-quinone oxidoreductase subunit NuoG, translating to MATIHVDGKEYEVDGADNLLQACLSLGLDVPYFCWHPALGSVGACRQCAVKQYQNADDKRGRLVMSCMTPSTDGTYISIEDEEAKEFRKTVVEWQMTNHPHDCPVCEEGGSCHLQDMTVMTGHNSRRYRFTKRTHQNQDLGPFINHEMNRCIACYRCVRYYKDYAGGEDLGVYGAHDNVYFGRVEDGTLESEFSGNLVEVCPTGVFTDKTHSERYNRKWDMQFAPSICQGCSVGCNISPGERYGELRRIENRYHGALNHYFLCDRGRFGYGHVNLTDRPRQPLLQDGSDKLAITVDGALNRAADALRTAAGVIGIGSPRASLESNYALRELVGAANFYSGVEQSEWECLQKMLQILQHGGVRTPSLRDMEEADAVLVLGEDVTQTAARIALALRQAVKGKGREIARKLKVDLWQVAAVQTLAQNERYPLLITSLDSTRLDDVASGTLHAPHADQARLGFAIAHLLDGSAPALTDLTPEQQALAASWTALLGNAKKPLIIAGTGARSQALLEAASNIARALKGRGQAVELALVAQETNSLGLAMLAGNAAPLEAALERIEREEKLALVMLENDLYRRAPRSRVDAAIDRLQHLLVVDHQDTGTAQKANLVLPAASFAEADGTLINMEGRAQRFFQVYAPAFYNADIQVRESWRWLAALQGVLDRKPLRWNTFDEVSSACAASAPLLTSMREAAPNAGLRIRGMKLAREPHRYSGRTSMLADQNVSEPRVAQDPDSPFNFSMEGYAGARQPLQQVPFAWAPGWNSPSAWNKFQDEVGGNLRAGDPGRRLLEAGEDSLGWFDTVPAPFSAKEALQVVSYDQLFGGEELSARSPVIQARMSEPVLVLNPADANRLALNAGSQVAFSWGGHHWRLTLRLSEHLTAGLVGLPLGVNGLPTALHQQYLANLQEAIA from the coding sequence ATGGCCACCATTCATGTAGACGGTAAAGAGTACGAGGTAGACGGGGCAGATAACCTGCTGCAAGCCTGTCTGTCCCTTGGTCTGGACGTCCCCTATTTTTGCTGGCACCCGGCGCTCGGTAGCGTCGGCGCCTGCCGCCAGTGTGCGGTGAAACAGTATCAGAATGCCGACGACAAGCGCGGCCGCCTGGTCATGTCCTGCATGACCCCCTCCACCGATGGCACCTATATTTCCATCGAGGATGAAGAGGCGAAGGAGTTCCGCAAGACGGTGGTGGAGTGGCAGATGACCAACCACCCCCACGACTGCCCGGTGTGCGAAGAGGGTGGCTCCTGCCACCTGCAGGACATGACGGTGATGACCGGCCACAACAGCCGTCGCTACCGCTTCACCAAACGCACCCACCAGAATCAGGATCTGGGCCCCTTCATCAACCACGAGATGAACCGCTGCATCGCCTGCTATCGCTGCGTCCGTTACTACAAGGACTACGCCGGCGGCGAGGATCTCGGGGTCTACGGCGCCCACGACAACGTCTACTTCGGCCGGGTCGAGGATGGCACCCTGGAGAGCGAGTTCTCCGGCAACCTGGTGGAGGTCTGCCCCACCGGCGTGTTCACCGACAAGACCCACTCCGAGCGTTACAACCGCAAGTGGGACATGCAGTTCGCCCCCAGCATCTGCCAAGGGTGCTCGGTCGGCTGCAACATCAGCCCGGGTGAGCGTTACGGCGAGCTGCGCCGCATCGAGAACCGCTATCACGGCGCTCTGAACCACTACTTCCTGTGCGACCGCGGCCGTTTCGGCTACGGCCACGTCAATCTGACCGACCGCCCGCGCCAGCCCCTGCTGCAGGATGGCAGTGACAAGCTGGCCATCACGGTAGACGGTGCCCTGAACCGTGCCGCCGATGCCCTGCGCACCGCCGCCGGCGTCATCGGCATCGGCTCGCCCCGCGCGTCGCTTGAGAGCAACTACGCCCTGCGCGAACTGGTGGGTGCCGCCAACTTCTACAGCGGCGTCGAGCAAAGCGAATGGGAATGCCTGCAGAAGATGCTGCAGATCCTGCAGCACGGTGGTGTGCGCACCCCCAGCCTGCGCGACATGGAAGAGGCCGACGCCGTGCTGGTGCTCGGCGAGGATGTCACCCAGACCGCTGCCCGTATCGCCCTGGCCCTGCGTCAGGCCGTCAAGGGCAAGGGCCGCGAAATCGCCCGCAAGCTGAAGGTGGATCTGTGGCAAGTCGCCGCGGTGCAGACCCTGGCCCAGAACGAGCGCTACCCGCTGCTGATCACCAGCCTGGACAGCACCCGACTGGACGACGTGGCGAGCGGCACCCTGCACGCCCCCCACGCGGATCAGGCACGCCTCGGCTTCGCCATCGCCCATCTGCTCGATGGCAGCGCCCCTGCCCTGACCGATCTCACCCCCGAGCAACAGGCCCTGGCCGCCAGCTGGACTGCGCTGCTCGGCAACGCCAAGAAGCCGCTCATCATCGCCGGCACAGGTGCCCGCAGCCAGGCCCTGCTCGAGGCGGCCAGCAACATCGCCCGCGCCCTCAAGGGCCGTGGCCAGGCCGTGGAGCTCGCTCTGGTCGCTCAGGAGACCAACAGCCTGGGGCTGGCCATGCTGGCCGGCAATGCCGCCCCGCTGGAAGCCGCCCTCGAGCGTATCGAAAGAGAAGAGAAGCTCGCGCTGGTGATGCTCGAAAACGATCTCTACCGCCGCGCACCGCGCAGCCGCGTTGATGCCGCCATCGACCGTCTGCAGCACCTGCTGGTGGTCGACCATCAGGACACCGGCACTGCCCAGAAGGCAAACCTGGTGCTGCCTGCCGCCAGCTTCGCCGAGGCCGACGGTACCCTCATCAACATGGAAGGCCGCGCCCAGCGCTTCTTCCAGGTTTATGCCCCCGCCTTCTACAACGCCGACATCCAGGTGCGCGAGAGCTGGCGCTGGCTGGCCGCCCTGCAAGGCGTGCTGGATCGCAAACCGCTGCGCTGGAACACCTTCGACGAGGTGAGCAGTGCCTGCGCCGCCAGCGCCCCGCTGCTGACCAGCATGCGCGAAGCCGCTCCCAACGCGGGTCTGCGCATCCGCGGCATGAAGCTCGCCCGCGAGCCGCACCGCTACAGCGGCCGCACCTCCATGCTGGCGGATCAGAACGTGAGCGAGCCCAGAGTCGCCCAGGATCCCGACTCGCCCTTCAACTTCTCCATGGAAGGCTACGCCGGTGCCCGCCAGCCGCTGCAACAGGTGCCGTTCGCCTGGGCGCCGGGCTGGAACTCCCCGTCCGCCTGGAACAAGTTCCAGGATGAAGTGGGCGGCAACCTGCGCGCCGGGGATCCTGGTCGCCGTCTGCTGGAAGCGGGCGAGGACAGCCTCGGCTGGTTCGACACCGTCCCCGCCCCGTTCAGTGCCAAAGAGGCGCTGCAGGTGGTGAGCTATGACCAGCTGTTTGGCGGCGAAGAGCTGTCAGCCAGAAGTCCGGTCATCCAGGCCCGCATGAGCGAGCCCGTGCTGGTGCTGAACCCGGCGGACGCCAACCGTCTCGCCCTCAATGCCGGCAGCCAGGTCGCCTTCTCCTGGGGTGGCCACCACTGGCGGCTGACCCTGCGTCTGAGCGAGCATCTGACCGCCGGTCTGGTGGGTCTGCCGCTCGGTGTCAACGGTCTGCCGACCGCCCTGCACCAGCAATATCTCGCTAACCTGCAGGAGGCCATCGCATGA
- the nuoE gene encoding NADH-quinone oxidoreductase subunit NuoE: MSQQCQCQHNQSPQGQSSCQGKGNDLVLSQAERDAIEHEKHHYEDPRAASIEALKIVQQARGWVPDGAIHAIAAELGIPASDVEGVATFYSQIFRQPVGRHIIRVCDSMVCYINGHEQLLAGLKEVMDLAPGQTSADGRFTLLPVCCLGNCDKGPALMIDDDTYGGLDAVSLLKTLEAYP, encoded by the coding sequence ATGAGCCAGCAATGTCAGTGCCAACACAATCAGTCCCCGCAGGGACAGAGTTCATGCCAAGGCAAGGGGAACGATTTAGTCCTGAGTCAGGCAGAACGCGATGCCATCGAGCATGAGAAACACCACTACGAAGATCCCCGTGCTGCCAGCATTGAAGCGCTCAAGATAGTGCAGCAGGCCCGCGGCTGGGTACCTGACGGTGCCATCCACGCCATCGCCGCCGAGCTCGGCATCCCCGCCAGCGACGTGGAGGGGGTCGCCACCTTCTACAGCCAGATCTTCCGCCAGCCGGTCGGTCGCCACATCATCCGCGTCTGCGACAGCATGGTGTGCTACATCAACGGCCACGAACAACTGCTGGCCGGCCTGAAAGAGGTGATGGACCTGGCCCCCGGCCAGACCTCCGCCGACGGCCGCTTCACCCTGCTGCCGGTCTGCTGCCTCGGCAACTGCGACAAAGGGCCGGCGCTGATGATCGACGATGACACCTACGGTGGGCTCGACGCCGTCAGCCTGCTCAAGACCCTGGAGGCTTACCCATGA
- the nuoI gene encoding NADH-quinone oxidoreductase subunit NuoI: MKIINIIKGVGTQLRSLGMVFSHAWSPRETLNYPEQAVYAAPRYRGRIVLTRDPDGDERCVACNLCAVACPVGCISLQKSEREDGRWYPEFFRINFSRCIFCGLCEEACPTTAIQLTPDFEMGEYRRQDLVYEKEDLLISGPGKYPDYNFYRMSGMAIDGKPKGDAENEAKPIDVKSLLP, encoded by the coding sequence ATGAAAATTATTAACATCATCAAGGGTGTCGGCACCCAATTGCGCAGCCTGGGGATGGTGTTCTCCCATGCCTGGAGCCCCCGCGAGACCCTCAACTATCCGGAACAGGCCGTCTATGCGGCGCCCCGCTATCGTGGCCGCATCGTGCTGACTCGCGATCCGGATGGCGACGAGCGCTGCGTGGCCTGCAACCTGTGTGCGGTGGCCTGCCCGGTCGGCTGCATCTCGCTGCAGAAATCCGAGCGGGAAGATGGTCGCTGGTACCCTGAGTTCTTTCGCATCAACTTCTCCCGCTGCATCTTCTGCGGCCTGTGCGAAGAGGCGTGCCCCACAACCGCCATCCAGCTGACGCCGGATTTCGAGATGGGCGAGTACCGCCGCCAGGATCTGGTGTACGAGAAGGAAGATCTGCTGATAAGCGGACCCGGCAAGTATCCGGATTACAACTTCTACCGCATGAGCGGGATGGCCATCGACGGCAAGCCGAAAGGGGATGCCGAGAACGAAGCCAAGCCCATCGATGTCAAGAGCCTGCTGCCCTGA
- the nuoC gene encoding NADH-quinone oxidoreductase subunit C/D encodes MKLTREFPSNYAMAQWQPSDHKDAQVIGELFAHFGAERFTIQNTRTGVPVVWLSRELLLDVMGFLRKLPSPFVMLFDLSATDERMRSHRHDLPDSDFTVFYHLISIDRNADLMLKVPLKEGDLTLPTVSRHFPNANWYEREVWDLMGINFDGHPHLTRIMMPKSWQGHPLRKDYPARATEFDPFMLDAVKQDQEQDNLLFKPEEWGMARGNENEDYMFLNLGPNHPSAHGAFRLVLQLDGEEIRDCVPDIGYHHRGAEKMGERQSWHSYIPYTDRVEYLGGVMNNLPYVLAVEKLAGIKVPQRVDMIRVMLAELFRIQSHLLFIGTYIQDVGAMTPVFFTFTDRQRIYTIIEAITGARMHPAWFRIGGVAHDLPVGWQRLVQDNLLSWLPKRLMDYEKAAMRNSILRGRTIGVAAYNTEQALAWGTTGGGLRATGLNFDVRKWRPYSGYDQFEFEVPVGANGDAYDRALVRIEEVRQSMRIIEQCMKNMPEGPFKADHPLTTPPPKERTLQDIETLITHFLQVSWGPVMPAAESFQMIEATKGINSYYLTSDGSTMSYRTRIRTPSFAHLQQIPSVIRGQMVSDLIVYLGSIDFVMSDVDR; translated from the coding sequence ATGAAACTGACTCGAGAATTCCCCAGCAACTACGCCATGGCCCAGTGGCAACCGAGTGATCACAAAGACGCTCAGGTGATCGGCGAGCTGTTCGCCCATTTCGGGGCCGAACGTTTCACCATCCAGAATACCCGCACCGGCGTACCGGTGGTCTGGCTCTCCCGCGAGCTGCTGCTGGATGTCATGGGCTTCCTGCGCAAGCTCCCCTCCCCGTTCGTGATGCTGTTCGATCTCAGCGCCACCGACGAGCGGATGCGCAGCCATCGCCACGATCTGCCCGACAGCGACTTCACCGTCTTCTATCACCTCATTTCCATCGATCGCAACGCCGACCTGATGCTGAAGGTGCCGCTCAAGGAGGGTGATCTGACGCTGCCCACCGTCAGCCGCCACTTCCCCAACGCCAACTGGTATGAACGGGAAGTGTGGGATCTGATGGGCATCAATTTCGATGGTCACCCCCACCTGACCCGCATCATGATGCCCAAGAGCTGGCAGGGTCACCCGCTGCGCAAGGATTATCCGGCGCGCGCCACCGAATTCGATCCCTTCATGCTCGATGCGGTCAAACAGGATCAGGAGCAGGACAACCTGCTGTTCAAACCGGAAGAGTGGGGCATGGCCCGTGGCAACGAGAACGAGGACTACATGTTCTTGAACCTCGGCCCCAACCACCCCTCCGCGCACGGCGCCTTCCGCCTGGTGCTGCAGCTCGATGGCGAGGAGATCCGCGACTGCGTGCCCGACATCGGCTATCACCACCGCGGGGCCGAGAAGATGGGCGAGCGCCAGTCCTGGCACAGCTACATCCCCTACACCGACCGGGTCGAGTACTTAGGGGGGGTGATGAACAACCTGCCCTACGTGCTGGCGGTCGAGAAGCTGGCCGGCATCAAGGTGCCACAGCGGGTCGACATGATCCGGGTGATGCTGGCTGAGCTGTTCCGCATCCAGAGTCACCTGCTGTTCATCGGTACCTATATTCAGGACGTGGGTGCCATGACCCCGGTCTTCTTCACCTTCACCGACCGGCAGCGGATTTACACCATCATCGAAGCCATTACCGGCGCCCGTATGCATCCAGCCTGGTTCCGCATCGGCGGCGTGGCCCATGATCTGCCCGTCGGCTGGCAGCGGCTGGTACAGGACAACCTGCTGAGCTGGCTGCCCAAGCGACTGATGGACTATGAGAAGGCCGCCATGCGCAACAGCATACTGCGTGGCCGCACCATCGGCGTCGCCGCCTACAACACCGAGCAGGCGCTGGCCTGGGGCACCACGGGCGGCGGTCTGCGCGCCACCGGCCTCAACTTCGACGTGCGCAAGTGGCGTCCCTACTCCGGCTACGATCAGTTCGAATTCGAAGTGCCGGTCGGCGCCAACGGTGATGCCTACGATCGCGCCCTGGTGCGTATCGAGGAGGTGCGCCAGAGCATGCGCATCATAGAGCAGTGCATGAAGAACATGCCGGAGGGGCCGTTCAAGGCGGATCACCCACTCACCACGCCGCCGCCCAAAGAGCGCACCCTGCAGGACATCGAGACCCTGATCACCCACTTCCTGCAAGTATCGTGGGGCCCGGTCATGCCGGCCGCCGAGTCCTTCCAGATGATCGAAGCGACCAAGGGGATCAACAGTTATTACCTGACCAGCGATGGCTCCACCATGAGCTACCGGACCCGGATCCGCACCCCGAGCTTTGCTCACCTGCAACAGATCCCCTCGGTGATCCGTGGCCAGATGGTATCGGACCTTATCGTCTATCTGGGCAGTATCGATTTCGTTATGTCGGATGTGGACCGTTGA
- the nuoJ gene encoding NADH-quinone oxidoreductase subunit J encodes MELAFYAAALVAIYSTLRVISTSNPMHALLNLIISLIAVAMIFFCLGASFAGALQVIVYAGAIMVLFVFVVMMLNLGSAQDQEKNWLTPTTWVGPGLLSLILLGFLAYGILGVTGGELGLTDVSAKAVGIALFGPYVLAVELASILLLAGLVTAYHLGREDKSGEVLSVPKASAHPSQEGGQ; translated from the coding sequence ATGGAACTGGCATTTTATGCCGCGGCCCTGGTCGCCATTTACAGCACGCTGCGGGTGATCAGCACCAGCAATCCGATGCACGCGCTGCTCAATCTCATTATCTCCCTCATCGCCGTGGCCATGATCTTCTTCTGCCTGGGCGCCTCCTTCGCGGGCGCCCTGCAAGTGATCGTCTATGCGGGCGCCATCATGGTGCTGTTCGTGTTCGTGGTGATGATGCTGAACCTGGGCTCGGCCCAGGATCAGGAAAAGAACTGGCTCACCCCCACCACCTGGGTGGGCCCCGGCCTGCTTTCGCTCATTCTGCTGGGTTTTCTGGCCTACGGCATTCTCGGGGTCACCGGCGGTGAACTCGGTCTGACCGACGTCAGTGCCAAAGCGGTCGGCATCGCCCTGTTCGGTCCTTACGTGCTGGCGGTGGAGCTTGCCTCTATCCTGCTGCTGGCGGGCCTGGTCACCGCCTATCACCTGGGCCGTGAAGACAAGAGCGGGGAAGTGCTCTCCGTGCCAAAAGCCTCGGCACATCCGTCTCAAGAAGGAGGTCAATGA
- the nuoL gene encoding NADH-quinone oxidoreductase subunit L: protein MSLLYLTFLFPLLGWLVLAFSIGRFGERTAALIGVGSIGLSALTTLWVGIDFLNTMPTGGVYTQTLWQWISVGKFTPTFRLALDGLSLTMLGVVTGVGFFIHLFASWYMRGEEGYSRFFTYTNLFIASMVFLVLADDLLFVYLGWEGVGLCSYLLIGFYYRNPANGAAALKAFVVTRVGDVFLAIGLFVLYRELGTLNIHELLVRAPLMFAEGSPALSFACLMLLGGAVGKSAQLPLQTWLADAMAGPTPVSALIHAATMVTAGVYLIARTHGLFLLAPEILHLVALVGAITLVLAGFAALVQTDIKRILAYSTMSQIGYMFLALGVGAWEGAIFHLMTHAFFKALLFLSAGAVIVATHHEQNIFKMGGLRKSLPLVYACFLVGGSALAALPLVTAGFYSKDAILWQVQANGQSALLWAGLGGAFLTSLYTFRLIFIAFHGKEQTQAHAGHGLAHQLPLLVLLVLSTGIGALIVPPLAGVLPAGPGDHIEEGRHGLEITSAVIAIAGIALAAFLFLGERRLASSVANSAPGKLLSTLWFNAWGFDWLYDQLWVKPYLLATRLLGKDPLDWMMSLPAWLAQSGHQLLAWTVSGKLRWYAASMGMGAALILALLLLG from the coding sequence ATGAGCCTCCTATACCTGACTTTTCTGTTTCCGCTGCTGGGATGGCTGGTGCTGGCCTTCTCCATCGGTCGTTTCGGCGAGCGCACTGCTGCGCTCATCGGCGTCGGCAGCATAGGGCTGTCGGCCCTCACTACCCTGTGGGTCGGCATCGATTTTCTCAACACCATGCCAACGGGCGGCGTCTATACCCAGACCCTGTGGCAGTGGATCTCGGTGGGTAAATTCACCCCGACCTTCCGCCTGGCGCTGGACGGTCTGTCGCTGACCATGCTCGGCGTGGTCACCGGGGTGGGTTTCTTCATCCACCTGTTCGCCTCCTGGTACATGCGCGGGGAAGAGGGCTATTCACGCTTCTTCACCTACACCAACCTGTTCATCGCCAGCATGGTGTTCCTGGTGCTGGCCGATGACCTGCTGTTCGTCTACCTCGGCTGGGAAGGGGTGGGGCTGTGCAGCTACCTGCTGATCGGCTTCTACTACCGCAACCCGGCCAACGGCGCTGCCGCCCTCAAGGCGTTCGTGGTGACCCGGGTCGGCGACGTGTTCCTCGCCATCGGTCTGTTCGTCCTCTACCGGGAGCTGGGTACTCTCAACATCCACGAGTTGCTGGTACGCGCACCGCTGATGTTTGCCGAGGGCTCCCCTGCCCTGTCGTTTGCCTGTCTGATGCTGCTTGGTGGCGCCGTCGGCAAATCGGCCCAGCTGCCGCTGCAAACCTGGCTGGCGGATGCCATGGCGGGCCCGACTCCGGTCTCGGCGCTGATCCACGCGGCCACCATGGTGACCGCCGGTGTCTATCTCATCGCCCGTACCCACGGTCTGTTCCTGCTGGCCCCCGAGATCCTGCATCTGGTGGCGCTGGTCGGTGCCATCACCCTGGTGCTGGCAGGCTTTGCCGCCCTGGTGCAAACCGACATCAAGCGGATCCTTGCCTACTCCACCATGAGCCAGATCGGCTACATGTTCCTGGCCCTCGGTGTTGGCGCCTGGGAAGGGGCCATCTTCCACCTGATGACCCATGCCTTCTTCAAGGCGCTGCTGTTCCTCTCCGCCGGTGCCGTGATCGTCGCGACCCACCACGAGCAGAACATCTTCAAGATGGGGGGCCTGCGCAAGAGCCTGCCGCTGGTCTATGCCTGCTTCCTGGTGGGGGGCTCGGCCCTGGCCGCGCTGCCGCTGGTGACCGCCGGTTTCTACAGTAAAGACGCCATCCTGTGGCAGGTGCAGGCCAACGGCCAGAGCGCCCTGCTGTGGGCCGGTCTGGGTGGTGCCTTCCTCACCTCTCTCTACACCTTCCGCCTGATCTTCATCGCCTTCCACGGCAAGGAGCAGACCCAGGCTCACGCCGGTCACGGCCTGGCCCATCAGCTGCCGCTGCTGGTCCTGCTGGTGCTCTCCACCGGTATCGGCGCCCTGATCGTGCCGCCGCTGGCGGGGGTACTGCCGGCTGGTCCGGGGGATCACATCGAAGAGGGGCGCCATGGGCTTGAGATCACCTCCGCCGTCATCGCCATCGCCGGCATTGCCCTGGCCGCCTTCCTGTTCCTGGGCGAGCGCCGTCTGGCCAGCAGCGTGGCCAACAGCGCGCCGGGCAAGTTGCTCAGCACTCTCTGGTTCAATGCCTGGGGCTTTGACTGGCTTTACGATCAGCTGTGGGTCAAGCCGTATCTGCTGGCGACCCGGCTGCTCGGCAAGGATCCGCTGGACTGGATGATGAGCCTGCCGGCCTGGCTGGCACAGAGTGGCCACCAGCTGTTGGCCTGGACCGTTTCCGGCAAGTTGCGCTGGTATGCAGCCTCCATGGGGATGGGCGCTGCCCTGATCCTGGCCCTGCTGCTGCTCGGCTGA
- the nuoF gene encoding NADH-quinone oxidoreductase subunit NuoF, translated as MSLASLGTANRIARAAETHPLTWRLRDDGQPVWLDEYQSKQGYDAARKALGQMSPDEIVGTVKDAGLKGRGGAGFSTGVKWGLMPKDESMNIRYLLCNADEMEPNTYKDRLLMEQLPHLLIEGMIISAKALKAYRGYIFLRGEYVDAAANLRRAVEEAKAAGLLGKNILGSGFDFELFVHTGAGRYICGEETALINSLEGRRANPRAKPPFPAVSGVWGKPTCVNNVETLCNVPAIIGNGVAWYQGLALPGSEDHGTKLMGFSGKVNNPGLWELPFGITARELFENYAGGMKPGYRLKAWQPGGAGTGFLLPEHLDAQMYAGGIGKVGTRMGTGLAMAVDDSINMVSLLRNMEEFFARESCGWCTPCRDGLPWSVKLLRALERGEGQPGDLATLEQLVSFLGPGKTFCAHAPGAIEPLGSAMKYFRSEFEAGVKAPQDNRKQLKGIQPNLLGERW; from the coding sequence ATGAGTCTGGCATCCCTTGGTACCGCCAATCGCATCGCCCGAGCGGCCGAGACCCATCCCCTCACCTGGCGGCTGCGCGACGACGGCCAGCCGGTCTGGCTGGATGAATACCAGAGCAAGCAGGGTTACGATGCGGCCCGCAAGGCACTGGGCCAGATGAGCCCGGACGAGATCGTCGGCACCGTCAAGGATGCCGGCCTCAAGGGTCGCGGCGGCGCCGGTTTCTCCACCGGCGTGAAGTGGGGCCTGATGCCCAAAGACGAGAGCATGAACATCCGTTACTTGCTCTGCAACGCCGACGAGATGGAGCCGAACACCTACAAGGATCGGCTGTTGATGGAGCAGTTGCCCCACCTGCTGATTGAGGGGATGATCATCTCGGCCAAGGCCCTCAAGGCCTACCGTGGCTACATCTTCTTGCGCGGCGAGTACGTCGATGCCGCCGCCAACCTGCGCCGCGCGGTGGAGGAGGCCAAGGCTGCCGGTCTGCTCGGCAAGAACATTCTGGGCTCGGGCTTTGACTTCGAGCTGTTCGTCCACACCGGCGCGGGTCGTTACATCTGCGGCGAAGAGACGGCGCTCATCAACTCCCTGGAGGGTCGCCGCGCCAACCCACGCGCCAAGCCCCCCTTCCCCGCCGTTTCCGGTGTCTGGGGCAAGCCGACCTGCGTCAACAACGTCGAGACCCTGTGCAACGTACCCGCCATCATCGGCAACGGTGTGGCCTGGTATCAGGGGCTGGCGCTGCCGGGTTCGGAAGATCACGGCACCAAGCTGATGGGCTTCTCCGGCAAGGTCAACAACCCCGGCCTGTGGGAGCTGCCGTTTGGCATCACCGCCCGCGAGCTGTTCGAAAACTATGCCGGCGGCATGAAGCCCGGCTATCGCCTGAAAGCCTGGCAACCGGGCGGCGCCGGTACCGGCTTCCTGCTGCCCGAGCACCTGGATGCCCAGATGTACGCCGGCGGCATCGGCAAGGTCGGCACCCGGATGGGAACGGGCCTTGCCATGGCGGTGGATGACAGCATCAACATGGTCTCCCTGCTGCGCAACATGGAAGAGTTCTTTGCCCGCGAGTCCTGCGGCTGGTGCACCCCCTGCCGCGACGGCCTGCCCTGGAGCGTCAAGCTGCTGCGCGCGCTGGAGCGGGGCGAGGGTCAGCCAGGGGATCTCGCCACCCTGGAGCAGCTGGTCAGCTTCCTCGGCCCAGGCAAGACCTTCTGCGCCCATGCCCCTGGCGCCATCGAGCCGCTGGGCAGTGCGATGAAGTATTTCCGGTCCGAATTCGAGGCCGGCGTCAAGGCGCCACAGGATAATCGCAAGCAGCTCAAGGGTATCCAGCCCAACCTGCTGGGCGAGCGCTGGTAA
- the nuoK gene encoding NADH-quinone oxidoreductase subunit NuoK, with protein MNGIPMEHGLLLAAVLFCIGLCGLLIRRNLLFILMSIEIMMNASALAFVVAGSRWAQADGQIMYILVISLAAAEASIGLALLLLLYRRYHTLNVDTVSEMRG; from the coding sequence ATGAACGGAATCCCGATGGAACACGGCCTGCTGCTGGCTGCCGTGCTGTTCTGTATCGGCCTGTGCGGCCTGCTGATACGTCGCAACTTGCTGTTTATCCTCATGAGTATCGAGATCATGATGAACGCGTCGGCACTGGCATTCGTGGTGGCTGGCAGCCGCTGGGCCCAGGCTGATGGCCAGATCATGTACATACTGGTGATTTCTCTGGCGGCAGCGGAGGCCAGTATCGGCCTCGCCCTGTTACTGCTGCTCTATCGTCGTTACCACACCCTCAACGTGGACACTGTGAGCGAGATGCGCGGATGA
- the nuoH gene encoding NADH-quinone oxidoreductase subunit NuoH, translating into MSDSLIDLLLEIGKALIVLVGIVGAGAFMSFIERRLLALWQDRYGPNRVGPFGLLQLAADMIKMFFKEDWIPPFADRRIFVLAPIIAFTAFILAFAVVPITPTWGVADLNVGLLYILAIAGLAVYAVLFAGWSSNNKYSLLGSLRASAQTLSYEVFLGLSLMGIVIQTGSFNLRDIVEAQAGLWNVIPQILGFITFLFAGVAVTHRHPFDQPEAEQELADGYHIEYAGMKWGLFFVGEYIGIVLISSLIVTLFFGGWHGPWLPPFIWFALKTACFMVFFILLRASLPRPRFDQVMSFGWKVCLPLTLLNMLVTGAVVLMNAQ; encoded by the coding sequence ATGAGCGACTCTCTGATCGATCTGTTGCTGGAAATCGGCAAGGCATTGATCGTGCTGGTGGGGATCGTGGGGGCCGGCGCCTTCATGAGCTTCATCGAGCGCCGTCTGCTGGCGCTGTGGCAGGATCGTTACGGCCCCAACCGGGTAGGCCCCTTCGGCCTGCTGCAGCTGGCGGCCGACATGATCAAGATGTTCTTCAAAGAGGACTGGATCCCGCCGTTCGCCGATCGCCGGATCTTCGTGCTGGCCCCCATCATCGCCTTTACCGCCTTCATTCTGGCGTTTGCAGTGGTGCCCATCACCCCCACCTGGGGCGTGGCGGACCTCAACGTGGGGCTGCTCTACATCCTGGCCATCGCGGGGCTGGCGGTCTACGCCGTGCTGTTCGCCGGCTGGTCGAGCAACAACAAGTACTCATTGCTCGGCAGCCTGCGCGCCTCGGCTCAGACTCTCTCCTACGAGGTGTTCTTGGGCCTGTCGCTGATGGGCATCGTCATCCAGACCGGCAGCTTCAACCTGCGGGATATCGTGGAAGCCCAGGCAGGACTGTGGAACGTGATCCCCCAGATCCTGGGTTTCATCACCTTCCTGTTTGCCGGCGTCGCCGTCACCCACCGCCATCCGTTTGACCAGCCAGAAGCAGAGCAGGAGCTCGCCGACGGTTATCACATCGAGTATGCGGGCATGAAATGGGGTCTGTTCTTCGTGGGCGAGTACATCGGCATCGTGCTGATCTCTTCGCTCATCGTGACCCTGTTCTTCGGTGGCTGGCACGGCCCCTGGCTGCCGCCCTTCATCTGGTTTGCCTTGAAGACCGCCTGTTTCATGGTGTTCTTCATCCTGCTGCGGGCCTCCCTGCCCCGCCCGCGCTTTGACCAGGTGATGTCGTTTGGCTGGAAAGTCTGCCTACCGCTGACCCTGCTCAACATGCTGGTCACCGGCGCCGTGGTGCTGATGAATGCGCAGTGA